The following coding sequences lie in one Trichoderma breve strain T069 chromosome 1, whole genome shotgun sequence genomic window:
- a CDS encoding DEAD/DEAH box helicase domain-containing protein, translating into MEDSPVAPLAQSEQRNTDARKRIHTPEKKPGNKRRNTGHKKQDKKDGPDSSASSPIPWTEALQDLERVHRALNLVYTFCSSRKHVITTFDTLRPAVESHIKRALRIQDVAQMVALRPEAMKFEYTNELMLQLNTRGAQRDDIFKASQGDGADDQTAMSGREVLYLEFIDGDLKRQVLDRETGEPTRPTQKLRKEKLKMPVYGQKQMMQLIERRNQKFAIAINDFLKKCTNDGEDPEKALHERAEHYIPKLTPKEPRSTNRTASTIPDSIPHERQSISEILLQLKESEWYSGQIVPDGHRVFEPQSPKYGGLKFLLSQELVNALYNAKHITQFYTHQAEALNGLYEGKNIVISTSTSSGKSLIYQLPVLHALERDTNSRALYIFPTKALAQDQKRSLKDILAFMPSLNQVLVETFDGDTPMNLRDVVREEARIIFTNPDMLHLTILPQEQRWRTFLKNLKFVVVDELHYYNGQLGSHVAFIMRRLRRICAAVGNRHVQFISCSATVANPEEHFKLIFGVSNVCLIDYDGSPSGRKEFLCWNTPFKEPGDPTSGRGNTKFECARLFCALLLRGVRIIAFCRVRAQCEALTNAIKQELRELGRPECSNLVMGYRGGYTARDRRKIEAEMFEGKLLGIVATTALELGIDIGTLDCVLTWGFPYTIANLRQQSGRAGRRTKDSLSILVGDSFPTDQHYMNNPDELFSKPNCELRVDLDDILIREGHIQCAAYEMPIRQDEDMQFFGQDLPQICQGRLVKDELGFFHCHDRFRPHPAKYVAIRDAEDEHFAVIDITNGRNEVLEELEASRATFTIYDGAIFLHQGNTYLIRDFLPEKGMAKVERVNVEWSTMARDFTDIDPVEIEAIRTIPRSSCHAYYGSIKIQQNVFGFFKVDKRGRIIDAVQVDNPPVIRHSKGMWLDIPRQVLELLQDRQLNAAASIHAAEHVIMSLLPAFVISLPGDVRTECKVALKEFAKKETKRKRPARLTFYDAKGGANGSGVSTKAFDHIDHLLERALKRVEECCCQQGCVECVASEICKESNEVISKAGCLVILRSLLGVEVGTDNLQPGPEELSSLGIETITFATPIPMKRT; encoded by the exons ATGGAAGATAGCCCAGTGGCGCCTTTGGCTCAGAGTGAGCAGAGAAATACGGATGCACGGAAGCGTATCC ACACTCCTGAGAAAAAGCCTGGGAATAAAAGACGCAATACTGGTCACAAGAAACAGGATAAGAAAGATGGCCCAGACAGTTCTGCGTCATCGCCTATACCTTGGACCGAGGCTCTGCAAGATCTTGAAAGAGTTCATCGAGCATTGAATCTGGTTTACACGTTCTGCTCTTCGCGCAAACATGTGATAACAACATTTGATACTCTCCGACCAGCCGTTGAATCGCACATTAAAAGAGCATTAAGAATCCAGGATGTCGCACAAATGGTTGCTCTCCGCCCAGAAGCCATGAAGTTTGAATACACCAATGAGCTTATGCTACAGCTCAACACTAGAGGCGCGCAGAGGGACGATATCTTCAAAGCTTCTCAGG GTGATGGGGCCGATGACCAGACCGCAATGAGTGGGCGTGAAGTATTATACCTAGAATTCATCGATGGTGATTTGAAGCGACAAGTGCTGGATAGAGAAACAGGCGAACCGACGCGACCAACCCAAAAGCTAAGGAAAGAAAAGCTGAAAATGCCCGTGTACGGCCAAAAACAAATGATGCAGCTCATAGAACGACGTAACCAGAAATTTGCTATTGCTATCAACGACTTCCTCAAGAAATGTAcaaatgatggcgaggatcCGGAAAAAGCACTCCATGAAAGAGCCGAACATTATATACCCAAATTGACGCCAAAAGAGCCTCGGTCAACCAATCGTACAGCGAGTACTATCCCCGATTCCATTCCTCATGAACGACAGAGTATTTCAGAAATACTGCTTCAACTCAAAGAGAGTGAGTGGTATTCCGGCCAAATTGTACCCGATGGCCACAGAGTATTCGAACCACAGAGTCCCAAGTATGGAGGTCTCAAGTTTCTGTTATCTCAAGAGTTAGTGAATGCTCTCTATAATGCTAAACATATAACCCAGTTCTACACCCATCAAGCTGAGGCTTTGAATGGGCTATATGAAGGGAAAAATATCGTCATATCGACTTCTACCAGCTCTGGAAAATCGTTAATCTATCAGTTGCCAGTCCTGCATGCTTTGGAACGGGATACAAACTCAAGAGCTTTGTATATATTCCCTACCAAAGCACTGGCCCAGGATCAGAAACGCAGCCTCAAGGACATCCTGGCATTCATGCCAAGCCTCAATCAGGTTTTAGTGGAAACCTTTGATGGAGATACTCCTATGAATCTTCGAGATGTTGTTCGAGAAGAGGCGAGAATCATTTTTACAAATCCCGACATGCTTCACCTCACAATTCTCCCCCAGGAACAAAGATGGAGAACATTTTTGAAGAACCTGAAATTTGTGGTTG TTGACGAACTGCATTATTACAATGGCCAGCTGGGATCTCATGTTGCCTTTATAATGCGGAGGTTACGACGCATATGCGCAGCGGTGGGAAACCGGCATGTTCAATTCATTTCCTGCTCTGCCACAGTAGCCAATCCGGAAGAGCATTTCAAGTTGATATTTGGAGTGTCTAATGTCTGTTTAATCGACTACGACGGATCACCATCAGGAAGAAAGGAATTTCTATGCTGGAATACCCCTTTTAAAGAACCAGGAGATCCTACCAGTGGACGTGGTAACACCAAATTCGAATGCGCTCGTCTATTTTGCGCTCTTCTGCTGAGGGGCGTCAGAATCATTGCTTTTTGCAGAGTTCGTGCGCAATGCGAGGCATTGACTAACGCGATAAAACAAGAGCTGCGCGAACTTGGTCGTCCGGAATGTAGCAATTTGGTAATGGGCTATCGAGGCGGCTATACGGCTCGAGACCGACGAAAAATCGAGGCAGAAATGTTTGAAGGGAAATTACTGGGTATAGTGGCAACTACGGCACTTGAACTGGGCATTGATATCGGCACACTGGATTGCGTTCTCACTTGGGGCTTCCCCTATACTATTGCTAATTTACGACAGCAGAGTGGCAGAGCTGGAAGGCGAACCAAGGACTCGCTGTCTATCCTAGTAGGCGACAGTTTTCCAACTGACCAGCACTACATGAACAATCCTGATGAGCTTTTCTCGAAGCCAAATTGTGAGTTACGTGTGGACTTGGACGATATACTTATTCGGGAAGGGCATATCCAATGCGCAGCCTACGAGATGCCCATTCGGCAAGATGAGGATATGCAGTTTTTTGGCCAGGACTTGCCTCAGATCTGTCAGGGGCGATTGGTGAAAGACGAATTGGGTTTCTTTCACTGTCACGACCGCTTTCGTCCCCACCCAGCTAAATATGTTGCCATTCGTGATGCAGAGGACGAGCACTTTGCTGTCATCGATATTACAAATGGGAGGAACGAAGTCTTGGAAGAACTAGAAGCATCGAGGGCGACTTTTACCATATATGATGGCGCCATATTCCTCCACCAGGGTAACACATATCTTATCCGAGATTTTTTACCTGAAAAAGGCATGGCTAAGGTTGAGAGGGTCAATGTTGAGTGGAGTACCATGGCGCGAGACTTTACTGATATTGACCCTGTGGAAATTGAGGCCATTCGCACAATACCTAGGTCCTCTTGCCACGCCTACTATGGAAGTATAAAGATCCAGCAAAATGTGTTTGGATTCTTCAAGGTCGACAAAAGAGGGCGGATCATAGACGCAGTGCAGGTAGACAATCCTCCTGTTATACGGCATAGCAAGGGAATGTGGCTGGACATACCGCGACAAGTACTTGAGTTACTACAAGATAGACAGCTCAATGCTGCGGCATCCATACATGCGGCAGAACATGTAATCATGAGTTTGTTGCCAGCGTTCGTCATCAGTTTACCTGGGGACGTACGAACAGAGTGCAAAGTGGCTCTTAAAGAATTCGCCaagaaggaaacaaaaagaaagcgaCCGGCCCGGTTAACCTTTTACGATGCCAAAGGGGGTGCCAATGGATCCGGCGTCAGCACAAAAGCTTTCGACCATATTGATCATCTTCTAGAACGTGCGTTGAAAAGAGTCGAAGAATGCTGTTGCCAACAAGGTTGTGTTGAGTGTGTGGCTTCCGAGATATGCAAGGAATCCAACGAAGTTATAAGCAAGGCAGGATGCCTTGTCATTCTTAGAAGCCTGCTGGGGGTCGAGGTTGGAACAGACAACTTACAGCCGGGGCCGGAAGAGTTGAGTTCTCTGGGAATTGAGACTATAACTTTCGCAACACCAATCCCAATGAAGAGAACATAG